A stretch of the Argentina anserina chromosome 6, drPotAnse1.1, whole genome shotgun sequence genome encodes the following:
- the LOC126799606 gene encoding putative F-box/FBD/LRR-repeat protein At1g78760, whose product MEQNPKSLTTGSCEGEGPCTVNMIDRLSNLPKELIHHILSNVLIEDLAQLTCVSKRWRELCLSSPSLEFCGFKDLMDMACERRLKLMNSLDRFLLNRGGNQMKSFLLFWDGHNDEELEEPCFCVNERFRIMTWIQNAVRCKVEKVHLLVYFSGFDDDPIAFPSCAFRSSSLRSLVVEMRRTVVKTPSFDFFSNLEKLDLRDVIIQDEEFFKWISCSCKSLKDLSLTEIREIHTITIESSSLEKFHFLDYAADETCHINISGEKLEEINVDCNYSSGTAVVKIVAPNIKHLLLEGNVKNYMNLGELKCLEQAAILMEPIVDDFDKVNEVISSLRSVEVLVLNEATIKAAYKEDHMQAQLDKLWYLQMNIGSFTDVLVPAVVCVLRGTPELCTLYIRYKPTSPDPSSNTSGFDMEYWKMQNLKFVSQVENVTIELSGGCNGIELARYILERAGSLEKMIIRYFAEHSNVIGKLKESKMISSPSLIFEEYERPYR is encoded by the exons ATGGAACAGAATCCCAAGTCATTGACTACTGGAAGTTGTGAGGGTGAAGGACCCTGTACTGTGAATATGATAGATAGATTGAGTAATCTCCCCAAGGAGCTTATTCATCACATTCTTTCAAATGTTTTGATTGAAGACCTGGCTCAGTTAACCTGTGTCTCCAAACGATGGAGAGAGTTATGTTTGTCGTCCCCGTCGCTCGAATTCTGTGGATTCAAGGACTTGATGGATATGGCTTGTGAGCGTAGGTTGAAgttgatgaattcattggatAGGTTCTTGCTTAATCGTGGGGGTAATCAGATGAAGagctttcttttattttgggATGGTCACAATGACGAGGAGCTTGAAGAACCTTGCTTCTGTGTTAATGAGAGATTCCGAATAATGACCTGGATCCAGAATGCTGTGAGGTGTAAAGTCGAGAAGGTTCATCTGTTGGTCTATTTTTCTGGTTTCGACGACGATCCAATTGCATTTCCGTCTTGCGCATTTCGTTCGTCATCATTGAGGTCTTTAGTGGTTGAAATGCGGCGTACAGTTGTTAAAACACCCTCGTTCGATTTTTTCTCTAATCTCGAAaagttggatttgagagacGTTATTATACAGGATGAGGAGTTTTTCAAGTGGATTTCCTGTTCCTGCAAGTCCTTGAAGGATTTATCTCTAACAGAAATTCGTGAGATACATACAATTACTATTGAAAGCTCATCTTTGgagaaatttcattttcttgattatGCGGCTGATGAGACCTGCCACATCAACATCTCTGGTGAGAAACTTGAAGAAATAAATGTGGACTGCAATTATTCAAGTGGCACCGCTGTAGTAAAAATTGTTGCTCCAAATATCAAACATTTGCTTTTGGAGGGGAATGTTAAAAATTACATGAATCTGGGAGAATTGAAATGTTTGGAGCAAGCTGCTATACTTATGGAGCCTATAGTAGATGACTTTGACAAAGTAAATGAGGTTATTTCCAGTTTGCGCAGTGTTGAAGTTCTTGTTCTAAATGAAGCTACCATCAAG GCTGCATACAAGGAGGACCACATGCAAGCTCAGTTAGATAAGCTTTGGTACTTGCAAATGAATATTGGTAGCTTTACTGATGTTCTAGTTCCAGCAGTCGTCTGTGTTTTAAGAGGAACACCGGAGTTGTGTACTTTATACATTCGATATAAACCAACTTCACCCGACCCTAGTTCTAAT ACATCTGGGTTTGATATGGAGTACTGGAAGATGCAAAACCTGAAGTTTGTTTCTCAAGTTGAGAATGTTACCATAGAGCTTAGTGGGGGGTGTAATGGAATTGAGTTAGCAAGGTATATTCTTGAGCGTGCTGGGAGCCTGGAGAAAATGATCATTAGGTACTTCGCGGAGCATTCTAATGTTATAGGGAAGTTAAAAGAAAGTAAGATGATCTCCAGTCCCTCGCTTATTTTCGAGGAATATGAAAGGCCCTATAGATAG
- the LOC126798615 gene encoding F-box/LRR-repeat protein At5g02910-like, producing MARQGKKRAIAGGCSESKSIIDRLSDLPDQVAHHILSFLTVTDLVRACCVSKRCRELSLSAPSLNFDEIPVGCRSTCYNRLQLMTYLERFLFHRGDNKVNSFRVNWERHYMDEDETVCICASEHYRLITWINSAVRCNVEELDLKMVLYDPEEAFFPSSVFLCGTLKSLVVDMNFTILRTPSFGFSSNLKKLQLKEVVIEDEQFFKWISVSCKVIQELHLHEIRGIRTISIESSSLRKFKFFDAFNTYHLSISGDNLESINIGWYVGLLNSSLNICAPNLKSLCWHGQLMNHLSLGRFRCLRTAVLNLRPEANEADKMYEILCSLGKVIALSLGEAIIKAPFSKGSMRAPISDIHWLSMDIGRMTDELIPAIVSLFRGLPNIFILSVQCKPPLNELHANTSGFDVEYWKLQNLAVIDHLMMVTLDLCNDSNVIDFARYILECAPNLLEMVVIYPPQDSDTVVKKLKESRMVSGAKVVYREKQI from the exons ATGGCCCGGCAGGGTAAGAAAAGGGCTATTGCCGGAGGTTGTAGTGAGAGTAAGAGCATCATAGACAGACTTAGTGACCTTCCGGATCAGGTTGCCCATCACATTCTTTCGTTCCTTACTGTGACGGACTTGGTTCGAGCGTGTTGTGTGTCCAAAAGGTGTAGAGAGCTTTCTCTGTCGGCGCCGTCTTTGAATTTTGATGAGATTCCTGTCGGTTGTAGATCGACATGTTATAATAGGCTGCAGTTGATGACTTATTTGGAGAGGTTCTTGTTTCATCGTGGGGATAATAAGGTGAATTCGTTTCGTGTGAACTGGGAGAGGCACTATATGGATGAAGATGAAACTGTGTGCATATGTGCGAGTGAGCATTATCGACTCATTACGTGGATCAACAGTGCAGTGAGGTGTAATGTTGAAGAGCTTGACCTTAAGATGGTTTTGTATGATCCTGAGGAGGCGTTTTTTCCGTCTAGTGTCTTTCTCTGTGGGACTTTGAAGTCCCTAGTGGTGGACATGAATTTCACTATTCTTAGAACACCCTcgtttggtttttcttcaaATCTCAAGAAGTTGCAGTTAAAAGAGGTTGTGATAGAGGATGAGCAGTTCTTCAAATGGATCTCGGTTTCCTGCAAGGTCATTCAGGAATTACATCTTCATGAAATTCGTGGAATTCGAACTATCAGCATTGAAAGCTCATCTTTGAGAAAATTCAAGTTTTTTGATGCATTCAACACCTACCATCTTAGCATATCGGGAGACAACCTTGAAAGCATAAATATAGGCTGGTATGTTGGATTACTCAACAGTTCTCTAAATATTTGTGCCCCAAATCTTAAGAGTTTGTGTTGGCACGGGCAGTTGATGAATCACCTATCTCTTGGAAGGTTCAGATGTTTGAGAACTGCTGTGCTTAATCTACGTCCTGAGGCAAATGAAGCAGACAAAATGTATGAGATTCTTTGCAGTTTAGGCAAGGTTATAGCTCTTTCCCTAGGTGAAGCAATCATCAAG GCTCCATTCAGTAAAGGATCCATGCGAGCTCCAATATCTGATATTCACTGGTTGAGTATGGATATTGGTCGCATGACTGATGAGTTGATTCCGGCAATAGTTTCTCTCTTCAGAGGGTTGCCTAATATCTTTATTCTTTCTGTACAATGTAAACCGCCTCTAAATGAACTTCATGCTAAT ACATCTGGCTTTGATGTGGAATATTGGAAGCTGCAAAATCTTGCCGTTATTGATCATCTGATGATGGTCACATTAGACCTCTGCAATGACTCCAATGTAATTGATTTTGCCAGGTACATTCTTGAGTGCGCTCCGAATCTGCTGGAAATGGTTGTTATATATCCACCCCAGGATTCAGACACAGTCGTGAAGAAGTTAAAGGAAAGCAGAATGGTATCTGGTGCAAAAGTTGTCTATCGTGAAAAACAGATATGA